The following coding sequences lie in one Arachis hypogaea cultivar Tifrunner chromosome 9, arahy.Tifrunner.gnm2.J5K5, whole genome shotgun sequence genomic window:
- the LOC112711948 gene encoding transcription factor bHLH113 isoform X1: protein MEAKVDFEVDNLTTATGSSSFSQLLFGDDDDHHQHALGFAATVDHYNNTHLPLFSIDKPPKMLSFGDFHHLQEQQQQPHLLLPETNATPQKSVITSSDSSSASSCNHTTTAINSMSKTNSLQKKRNWPGLQPIVKVPNSNNKKNKTENPPSSTSSGHAKQKKEKLGERIAALQQLVSPFGKTDTASVLHEAMGYIRFLHDQVQVLCSPYLQRLPSSSSSPSSFQHQCGEKENEQVKEDKRDLKSMGLCLIPLQSTLHVSSTNGADFWSPAGAANNVTPYAK, encoded by the exons ATGGAGGCGAAGGTTGATTTTGAGGTGGACAATTTGACCACAGCTACAGGGAGCAGTAGTTTCTCTCAACTACTCTTCGGAGATGACGATGATCATCATCAACATGCATTGGGTTTTGCTGCCACTGTGGACCACTACAACAATACCCATCTCCCTCTTTTCTCCATTGACAAGCCACCCAAAATGCTCTCTTTTGGAGACTTTCACCATctacaagaacaacaacaacaacctcaCCTCTTGCTCCCTGAAACCAACGCTACCCCTCAGAAATCTGTAATCACTTCAAGtgattcttcttctgcttcttcatGCAACCACACCACCACCGCCATTAACTCCATGTCCAAGACCAAT AGCTTGCAGAAAAAGCGAAATTGGCCGGGGCTACAACCCATTGTGAAGGTGCCTAATAGTAACAataagaagaacaaaacagaGAATCCTCCGAGTTCAACTTCAAGCGGTCATGCAAAG CAGAAGAAGGAGAAACTCGGGGAACGAATTGCAGCATTACAACAGCTAGTTTCTCCCTTTGGGAAG ACAGATACAGCTTCGGTGCTTCACGAGGCAATGGGCTACATAAGATTTCTCCATGACCAAGTTCAAGTGCTATGCTCCCCTTACTTGCAGCgcttgccttcttcttcttcttctccttcttcatttcaACATCAATGT GGGGAGAAGGAGAACGAGCAAGTGAAAGAAGACAAGAGGGACTTGAAGAGCATGGGACTCTGCCTCATCCCCCTCCAATCCACCCTACACGTGTCAAGTACCAACGGTGCTGATTTCTGGTCACCTGCTGGTGCAGCCAACAATGTTACACCTTATGCCAAATAG
- the LOC112711948 gene encoding transcription factor bHLH113 isoform X2, with protein sequence MEAKVDFEVDNLTTATGSSSFSQLLFGDDDDHHQHALGFAATVDHYNNTHLPLFSIDKPPKMLSFGDFHHLQEQQQQPHLLLPETNATPQKSVITSSDSSSASSCNHTTTAINSMSKTNSLQKKRNWPGLQPIVKVPNSNNKKNKTENPPSSTSSGHAKKKEKLGERIAALQQLVSPFGKTDTASVLHEAMGYIRFLHDQVQVLCSPYLQRLPSSSSSPSSFQHQCGEKENEQVKEDKRDLKSMGLCLIPLQSTLHVSSTNGADFWSPAGAANNVTPYAK encoded by the exons ATGGAGGCGAAGGTTGATTTTGAGGTGGACAATTTGACCACAGCTACAGGGAGCAGTAGTTTCTCTCAACTACTCTTCGGAGATGACGATGATCATCATCAACATGCATTGGGTTTTGCTGCCACTGTGGACCACTACAACAATACCCATCTCCCTCTTTTCTCCATTGACAAGCCACCCAAAATGCTCTCTTTTGGAGACTTTCACCATctacaagaacaacaacaacaacctcaCCTCTTGCTCCCTGAAACCAACGCTACCCCTCAGAAATCTGTAATCACTTCAAGtgattcttcttctgcttcttcatGCAACCACACCACCACCGCCATTAACTCCATGTCCAAGACCAAT AGCTTGCAGAAAAAGCGAAATTGGCCGGGGCTACAACCCATTGTGAAGGTGCCTAATAGTAACAataagaagaacaaaacagaGAATCCTCCGAGTTCAACTTCAAGCGGTCATGCAAAG AAGAAGGAGAAACTCGGGGAACGAATTGCAGCATTACAACAGCTAGTTTCTCCCTTTGGGAAG ACAGATACAGCTTCGGTGCTTCACGAGGCAATGGGCTACATAAGATTTCTCCATGACCAAGTTCAAGTGCTATGCTCCCCTTACTTGCAGCgcttgccttcttcttcttcttctccttcttcatttcaACATCAATGT GGGGAGAAGGAGAACGAGCAAGTGAAAGAAGACAAGAGGGACTTGAAGAGCATGGGACTCTGCCTCATCCCCCTCCAATCCACCCTACACGTGTCAAGTACCAACGGTGCTGATTTCTGGTCACCTGCTGGTGCAGCCAACAATGTTACACCTTATGCCAAATAG
- the LOC112711948 gene encoding uncharacterized protein isoform X3, with product MEAKVDFEVDNLTTATGSSSFSQLLFGDDDDHHQHALGFAATVDHYNNTHLPLFSIDKPPKMLSFGDFHHLQEQQQQPHLLLPETNATPQKSVITSSDSSSASSCNHTTTAINSMSKTNKKRNWPGLQPIVKVPNSNNKKNKTENPPSSTSSGHAKQKKEKLGERIAALQQLVSPFGKTDTASVLHEAMGYIRFLHDQVQVLCSPYLQRLPSSSSSPSSFQHQCGEKENEQVKEDKRDLKSMGLCLIPLQSTLHVSSTNGADFWSPAGAANNVTPYAK from the exons ATGGAGGCGAAGGTTGATTTTGAGGTGGACAATTTGACCACAGCTACAGGGAGCAGTAGTTTCTCTCAACTACTCTTCGGAGATGACGATGATCATCATCAACATGCATTGGGTTTTGCTGCCACTGTGGACCACTACAACAATACCCATCTCCCTCTTTTCTCCATTGACAAGCCACCCAAAATGCTCTCTTTTGGAGACTTTCACCATctacaagaacaacaacaacaacctcaCCTCTTGCTCCCTGAAACCAACGCTACCCCTCAGAAATCTGTAATCACTTCAAGtgattcttcttctgcttcttcatGCAACCACACCACCACCGCCATTAACTCCATGTCCAAGACCAAT AAAAAGCGAAATTGGCCGGGGCTACAACCCATTGTGAAGGTGCCTAATAGTAACAataagaagaacaaaacagaGAATCCTCCGAGTTCAACTTCAAGCGGTCATGCAAAG CAGAAGAAGGAGAAACTCGGGGAACGAATTGCAGCATTACAACAGCTAGTTTCTCCCTTTGGGAAG ACAGATACAGCTTCGGTGCTTCACGAGGCAATGGGCTACATAAGATTTCTCCATGACCAAGTTCAAGTGCTATGCTCCCCTTACTTGCAGCgcttgccttcttcttcttcttctccttcttcatttcaACATCAATGT GGGGAGAAGGAGAACGAGCAAGTGAAAGAAGACAAGAGGGACTTGAAGAGCATGGGACTCTGCCTCATCCCCCTCCAATCCACCCTACACGTGTCAAGTACCAACGGTGCTGATTTCTGGTCACCTGCTGGTGCAGCCAACAATGTTACACCTTATGCCAAATAG
- the LOC112711948 gene encoding uncharacterized protein isoform X4, with translation MEAKVDFEVDNLTTATGSSSFSQLLFGDDDDHHQHALGFAATVDHYNNTHLPLFSIDKPPKMLSFGDFHHLQEQQQQPHLLLPETNATPQKSVITSSDSSSASSCNHTTTAINSMSKTNKKRNWPGLQPIVKVPNSNNKKNKTENPPSSTSSGHAKKKEKLGERIAALQQLVSPFGKTDTASVLHEAMGYIRFLHDQVQVLCSPYLQRLPSSSSSPSSFQHQCGEKENEQVKEDKRDLKSMGLCLIPLQSTLHVSSTNGADFWSPAGAANNVTPYAK, from the exons ATGGAGGCGAAGGTTGATTTTGAGGTGGACAATTTGACCACAGCTACAGGGAGCAGTAGTTTCTCTCAACTACTCTTCGGAGATGACGATGATCATCATCAACATGCATTGGGTTTTGCTGCCACTGTGGACCACTACAACAATACCCATCTCCCTCTTTTCTCCATTGACAAGCCACCCAAAATGCTCTCTTTTGGAGACTTTCACCATctacaagaacaacaacaacaacctcaCCTCTTGCTCCCTGAAACCAACGCTACCCCTCAGAAATCTGTAATCACTTCAAGtgattcttcttctgcttcttcatGCAACCACACCACCACCGCCATTAACTCCATGTCCAAGACCAAT AAAAAGCGAAATTGGCCGGGGCTACAACCCATTGTGAAGGTGCCTAATAGTAACAataagaagaacaaaacagaGAATCCTCCGAGTTCAACTTCAAGCGGTCATGCAAAG AAGAAGGAGAAACTCGGGGAACGAATTGCAGCATTACAACAGCTAGTTTCTCCCTTTGGGAAG ACAGATACAGCTTCGGTGCTTCACGAGGCAATGGGCTACATAAGATTTCTCCATGACCAAGTTCAAGTGCTATGCTCCCCTTACTTGCAGCgcttgccttcttcttcttcttctccttcttcatttcaACATCAATGT GGGGAGAAGGAGAACGAGCAAGTGAAAGAAGACAAGAGGGACTTGAAGAGCATGGGACTCTGCCTCATCCCCCTCCAATCCACCCTACACGTGTCAAGTACCAACGGTGCTGATTTCTGGTCACCTGCTGGTGCAGCCAACAATGTTACACCTTATGCCAAATAG